A stretch of DNA from Acropora palmata chromosome 12, jaAcrPala1.3, whole genome shotgun sequence:
CCCGCGTGCGAATGAGAATCACGCCATGTCAAATCAAACGAGTCGTGAATATGAATTTcttcaggagcccatcagatggagcctctatgtccattaatttcttgagtcaaccctttcccgcgtagatttataaatagaaccactTCCTTTTGTAAtgcttgaatcgcatgaatgcgctTGCTGCCCGCTGTTTGAAGTAAGACAATACTACTGTCAttcctctattttcattggctcttttcTCTATtagcgcgcgaaacctccaCAGGGAGCCCTTCTATTTATGAAtgtactcgggaaagggttgactccaatggcttgtatgggagatggaggctccatctgatgggctcctgattTCTTAGGTTTTGCTATTAATATATTTCTTCGAAAGCGAAATCCTGtgcatcatttttttttccaatgcGCTTTCTCTTTTTGGTCTTccagttctttttctttttattccaGTTCCCGTTACTTTCCCTTCGCGTTTCAGTCAGGGTTTCTCTCCCCCAGGCCCCTCCCTTGAGTGATTTCCCCTAACTTTCAGATCGTTTGTCCCCAGTGCTTACATTCCGACAGATCCCAAAGAGCTTGGAAACCGTGTTTTTGTCACGTGTTACATGGGGACAGAGAATTCTTCGGAAGAAACCAAGAAAAGAGCAAGTGATCTTGCAGAAGAGATTGGGAGCTACCATATGGGTAAGGGAAAAAAGCTATGAAATAAATGATGAAGTTAATACGCCCTAGtcttcttctttgtcttctcCTTTTAATTTTCTGGTCCTTGTCAttcatcttcatcttcttcttcttcttcttcttcttcttcttcttcttcttcttcttcttcttcttctttgtttttttcttcttcttgttcttcttcttcttctccttctttttctttttcttcgtctttttcttcgtcttgtttttcatcatcttcgtcttgttttcttcttcccctttttcttctccttcgtcgtctttttcttcttgttcttgttcttcttcttcttcgacTTCTTGTTAGTCGTCTTTTCTatgttgttattgttcttCACGATGCCTCGAAGATAAAAAAGATTTAGATTAATGAAATATTCAAGTTTCTGACGATaacaaacttaatttttttactcATAACAGGAATTGTAGTTTCTGAATTACACCGATCTTTGTTCGATGTGGCTTcaaaacttcttttctttcaggaaTCACAATAGACGCTGCTGTTAGTGCTGTCCTCGGCATTTTCACTGCAGTTACGGGTAAAATCCCGAAGTTCAAGTTACACGGCGGTACGCATCGGGAAAATCTAGCCATGCAAAATGTTCAGGCACGACTGCGCATGGTCTTGGCTTACTTGTTCGCTCAGCTGATCATGTGGGCGCGTGGGCTACCTGGAGGATTGCTGGTGTTGGGTTCAGCAAATGTGGATGAGAGGTATTGTTTTTTGtggaatgttaaaaaaaaaaaaaaaagaaatagatgGCCATTTTACTCGACCAGGTATGAAGGGTTAAGCTTTTCAAAGAATCTGAGGCGCTGCCGTTCGGGAAGTAAAAAACGGTTAGGTTATGGCTTAGGTGATCCGAGCAAAGTCCCTCTGTTTAATTTCATGTGTGATTTCTGAGATACCAAGGTCAGATACCAAGGGCAGATACCGGGTCGACGTCATGACCTAGCCAGTTCTCTCGTTCCGCGGTTTTTGTTCGCTTTCCGCGAGTTCTTTCGCTTTAAAAACGTTTTAAAATTACTTCAATTCTTATTTTCCTGCTTGTTCTTGGCATTTTTACCTGTCTTCTCTTAActaagaaaaaacataaattgAATGAGGGtgaccgcgcaccggtggctcaccgggctgtgacgcgggaggtcgtgagttcgagactCCGACCGGACTAACACTcggggtctttaaataactgaggagaaagtgctgcctttgtaatttcatctgcaaatggttagactttctagtcttctcggataaggacgataagttgtcctcacaattccttgaatgttgataattatgtgggacgtaaaagaacccacgcgAAAAGAGTAGAATGATCCCGTTGgtgtggctgtctttcgtatgcGAATgggggggtgggtgaggtggggcacctttGAATAGGACCTTGAAGTCCtcttgtgccctttccctctgggcagctgtaaaatcctgcccagtaaaatgtaataaatcaataaatcaataaatcgACCGGTTGCTCGAATCATGGTTAACGCTAACCATTGGTCAAGAAGTATTGAAATCTAAATGTTTCCATGGTAGTtgacgctggttagcgctaaccgtgcttcgagcaactcggtcCTCATGTTTTGAGTATTAAACCTTCGCTATTTAAGTGAAGACCCTTCATGGCTGTCGGGCGTATAAACACTGTGTTCTCAAGCCTTTGTTCTTTGTAATCTCGTTCCAGTTTATGTGGATATCTGACGAAGTACGACTGCTCAAGCGCGGACATTAATCCTATTGGTGGAATAAGCAAGAAAGATTTGAAAGCCTTCATATTTTATTGCGTGGAAAAGTTTAACTTCAGCTCGCTGATAAGAATTCTTGGTGCTCCGCCAACGGCCGAGTTAGAGCCGCTTGCTGATGGACAAATTCAGCAGACAGACGAGGTGAGGAATATACTGCATTATAAAAAATCAAGTCAgctatgatcattgcagttatgaacgcaatttaagcaattgcgtatagaagcctgaaaaagacctgaaaaagtcttatatgaaacatttcatatatcacttcacattatAAAAAatctaagatagtacgcgcgctcttattggccgagaggcgtggttgcatgagagtatgtaaatatggttgtgtgacgtaaagatacacgagttgtaaataatcaccagattttgaaatgtaagttttgattggtcagctgagaaatgccattgtccaattaatgttgtaggaagatccgttttgatcagtaaaatgaatttttttttcttttcccgcgttgtagcttttagaggaagttattttataaaagcaatagaaaacttttttcctgtgtttgcatagcctgatacaaacacgagaggggttgggagaattctcgaaaGTTATGCAaaacctcgacttcgtctcgggtttgcattataaaaacacggaaaacgttttctattgcttaattcgCAATCGTAGTTAAAAACAGTAAAGCTTTGACAGCGGTTTTGCAGCTCACGGCcaggtttttgtttgtttggttagCCGCTAAGATGAGAACGCTATAAACAAATGGCATGATTGGtaaaatgagagaaaaaagaaaagcaaaagaatgAAGTCTTGTACTCGCTGCAGGCGCTTTaatatagaccctattcataaatggcgactgttttctttttgtcctattattgtgcaaattagcctaccaagcctcgccctagagcaagaattcttttcaatttagcacatgacaatgaggcttggtaggctaatttgcacaaggacaaaagaataatgaattggcagccatttatgaatagcgtctataatcaatgatatgattggttggttGCCGAAAAATAACCGTGCTGCCCGCTCTTTCAGTACATTCAATAATATGATTggtttaatgaacaaaaatagTCGTGCTGCACGTTCGGCACGCACCTTAGGAAAATTAATAAGATGATTGGTTAACTGAgggaaattaaaagaaaaaaaaagaaactggaaTAAAATGCTTGGCGATATTCTCTTTTATTTGTCATTCAGGAGGATATGGGAATGACGTATGACGAGCTGTCCATGTTTGGTCGTCTGAGAAAGGTTTCTCGTTGTGGTCCCTACAGTATGTTCTGCAAACTGGTTCACTCCTGGCGAGGCAAGTACGCGCCTGTAAACGTGGCAGAGAAAGTCAAACGCTTCTTTCGAGCGTACTCCGTTAATCGTCACAAAATGACGACACTAACCCCCGCTTATCACGCCGAGAATTACTCTCCCGACGACAATCGATTCGATCATCGTCCATTCCTTTATAACATTCATTGGCCGTGGCAAATGCGACTGATTGACGACGAAATCCGACGACTTCAACAAGCGGCCGAGACTTCGCAGTTACGCCATCAACAGTCTCATCTTCATGCTAACGACGATACCGTATTTGGTAGTTTACAGGATCATATCGGTGGAAGCGACGGTTTGACGTCGCTTGTTTCGACGAAAAACGAGCGGTCCGGAAGTCAATCGTGTTCCGAAGAGCTTGTGCACCAGACAAGACGAGACAGACTGGAGAGAACTGTCGAGACACTGTCGAATTTCAACCGGGGGAGTCTAAGGGCGCAGAGCAGAGGAACACCTCCATGTCCAGCCCTCATTCGTATTAAATCAGAACCCGCAGATTTTAGTGATGGCTGCAATTCACTCGTGAACGCGCACGGGGACACGGGTCGGATGTCACGCAAAAGACGAGAGTCACACGCAACAGGGCATGCGCAAGATGGAGACCAAGCGAGCGGGGAAAAACACATGCGCATGACGTCCTTGTGATAACGCGTGGGTTCGCGTTAAGAACACATCCGCGCAAGGATCGAGTTTACTTCCCATTTCCTATGCGGCTCGTATTGTTTTCTTGCTGGGGAAATAATTTAAAGTCTTAGGGAGCCGGAAAGAATAGCATTTAAGGACGCTTCTCGAAAAGATGCGTTAATTGTCCATCGTTGCCAGCCTCTTTTTTAGGACCAAGAATATTAAGActatgaatgaaaattaacaatgTGACAATGACAGAGAAACCCAAGAAAGCatttaaattacatttttgtgTTTAGCACAGTTCAATTTGCTACAAACCTCGGGAACGAttgtatttatattttcttctCATTGTCAGTGAATGGTCCATATGGAGAGCAATCAATATTATCAACAAGGGGAGTTTTCGCTTCATCCGTCCACGCTGTTGATGTGGATGGCAGTTGAGCAACATCCTAACGAAGGGATAAACATTCCCACTTTCCTCATTGTTTCTTAAATTGACCCAATATAAAGATTTAGCCAAGTCTAAATGCCGAGCTTTGTATTTTACTCGATAATACCATTCTTGTTATGAAATATGTTATGGGAAT
This window harbors:
- the LOC141859639 gene encoding glutamine-dependent NAD(+) synthetase-like is translated as MGRKVTLATSSLNQWALDFEGNLKRILQSITIAKAHGASYRLGPELEIPGYGCNDHFLESDTLLHSFQVLALLLKSPITKDMICDVGMPVMHRNVRYNCRVIFLNSKILLIRPKMTLACDANYREGRWFTKWTKAKQTEEYFLPRMISEITGQVTVPFGDGVISTLDTCIGTEICEEIFSVNGPHIDMVLDGVEIITNGSASHHQLRKLNTRVDYVKDATIKGGGIYMYANLRGCDGERIYYDGCPMIAVNGEIVAQGAQFSLKEVEVVTATVDLEEVRSHRGATPTFGSCATAIHQTFPRVKVDFALSHEDDITIPSADAIDVHYHTPEEEISLGPACWLWDYLRRSGQAGFFLPLSGGIDSSSTACIVSSMCHQVCQAVKNGDQQVLEDVRRIVNDNAYIPTDPKELGNRVFVTCYMGTENSSEETKKRASDLAEEIGSYHMGITIDAAVSAVLGIFTAVTGKIPKFKLHGGTHRENLAMQNVQARLRMVLAYLFAQLIMWARGLPGGLLVLGSANVDESLCGYLTKYDCSSADINPIGGISKKDLKAFIFYCVEKFNFSSLIRILGAPPTAELEPLADGQIQQTDEEDMGMTYDELSMFGRLRKVSRCGPYSMFCKLVHSWRGKYAPVNVAEKVKRFFRAYSVNRHKMTTLTPAYHAENYSPDDNRFDHRPFLYNIHWPWQMRLIDDEIRRLQQAAETSQLRHQQSHLHANDDTVFGSLQDHIGGSDGLTSLVSTKNERSGSQSCSEELVHQTRRDRLERTVETLSNFNRGSLRAQSRGTPPCPALIRIKSEPADFSDGCNSLVNAHGDTGRMSRKRRESHATGHAQDGDQASGEKHMRMTSL